DNA from Kitasatospora herbaricolor:
CGGGGAACCCGCGCCGGACCGCCCCGGGCACTCCCGCCCGGAGGCGGTGCACGACCGGTCGTCCGATCCGGGTAGCCTGTCGCCCAGTAACGGAGAGGGGACCCTCACCCCCGCCGTCGATCCGGCCCCGCCGAGTGCTGTCGCCGCAGGCCGCGACCGTTGTTCATAGCGGCTTCATCCTGCTCACAGCCCGGTCTAAACACGCCTTAGTAAGGTAAACGAATGACGACGACCTCCCGCACTCCTGTGACCAAGGCCGTGGTGCCCGCAGCCGGTCTGGGGACCCGGTTCCTGCCCGCCACCAAGGCCACGCCGAAGGAGATGCTGCCGGTCGTGGACAAGCCGGCCATCCAGTACGTCGTGGAGGAGGCCTCCGCCGCCGGCCTCTCCGACATACTGATGGTCACCGGCCGCAACAAGCGCGCTCTTGAGGACCACTTCGACCGCGCCTACGAGCTGGAGGAGCTGCTCGTCCGCAAGGGCGACCAGGACCGCCTGCGCCGGGTCCGCGAGTCGGTCGAGCTGGCCAACATGCACTACGTCCGCCAGGGGGACCCGAAGGGTCTCGGGCACGCCGTTCTGGTCGCCGAACAGCACGTCGCAGGCCAGCCGTTCGCCGTCCTGCTCGGCGACGACCTGATCGACCCGCGCGACCCGCTGCTCTCCCGCATGATCGAGGTCCAGCAGGAGCTCGGCGGGTCCGTGGTCGCGCTGATGGAGGTGCTGCCCTCGCAGATCCACCTCTACGGCTGCGCCGCGGTCAAGGCCAACGGGTTCGGCGACGACGTCTTCCGGGTGACCGACCTGGTCGAGAAGCCGGACACCGCCGACGCGCCCTCCAACTACGCCGTGATCGGCCGCTACATCCTGGACCCGGCGGTCTTCGACGTCCTGCGCGACACCCCGCCCGGCCGCGGCGGCGAGATCCAGCTGACCGACGCCCTGCGCGTGCTCGCCGGCCATGAGGAGGAGGCCGGCGGCCCGGTCCACGGTGTGCTCTTCAAGGGCCGCCGCTACGACACCGGCGACCGTGCGGACTACCTGCGCGCTATCGTCCGACTGGCGTCCGAGCGCGAGGACCTCGGCCCGGAATTCCGTTCCTGGCTGAAGGAGTTCGTCCGCGACGAGATGCAGGACTGAACCGACGACTGAGAGCGAGAGAGCGATGACCGGGCCCACGGAGCGCACCACCGACCCCGCAGCCTGCTGCGACGGCACCGCGGACCAGGCATCGCCCGTCCCCGCCCCCAGGATGTGGACGGTGGACGAACACCTCGCGGACGTCCTGTCCGGCGTCACCGTGCTGCCCGCGATCGACCTGCAGCTGCTCGACGCCCAGGGCTGCCGGCTCGACGAGGACGTGGTCGCCACCGGTGACCTGCCGCCCTTCGACAACAGCTCGATGGACGGCTACGCGGTCCGTACCGCCGACACGGCCGGCGCCACGGGGGAGTACCCCTCGGTGCTGGCCGTGGTCGGCGACATCGCGGCCGGCGCCGGGGACCTGCCGAAGGTGGGGCCCGGCCAGGCCGCCCGGATCATGACCGGCGCACCGATGCCCCCCGGCGCCGAGGCCGTCGCACCGGTCGAGTGGACCGACGGCGGCACCGGCACCGGCCACCCCGCCGAGGCGATGACCGCCCCGGTCGCGGACGAGGAGGTCCGGGTGCTGCGCCCGGTCCCGGCCGGCGCCCACATCCGCCGCCGGGGCAGCGACATCGCCACCGGCGACCGGATCCTCGACGCCGGAACCCTGCTCGGCCCCACCCAGCTCGGCCTGCTCGCGGCGGTCGGCCGGGGCAGCGTGCGGGTCCGCCCGCGCCCGCGCGTGGTGGTCCTCTCCACCGGCAGCGAGCTGGTCCAGCCCGGTGAGCCGGTCGGCCCCGGGCAGATCTGCGACTCCAACAGCTTCACCCTCACCGCCGCGGCCCGGGACGCCGGCGCCATCGCCTACCGCGTCGGCGGCGTGCCCGACGACGCGGCGGTGCTGCGCGCCGTGCTGGAGGACCAGCTCGGCCGGGCCGACCTCATCGTCACCAGCGGCGGCGTCAGTGTCGGCGCCTACGACGTGGTCAAGGAGGCGCTCCAGGGCGGCGAGGGCAGCGTGGACTTCCGGAAGCTGCGGATGCAGCCCGGCAAGCCGCAGGGCTTCGGCATGATCGGCGGCCCGGCCGGCGTCCCCCTGCTGGCCCTGCCCGGCAACCCGGTCAGCTCCTACATCTCCTTCGAGCTGTTCGTCCGCCCGGTCATCCGGACCATGCTCGGCGCTCCCGACGTGCACCGACCGGTGGTCCGCGCGCTCTGCCCGGTCGAGCTGCGCTCGCCCGCCGGCCGCCGGCAGTTCCTGCGCGGCCGGTACACCCCGGACGGCCGGGTCGAGCCGGTCGGCGGCGAGGGCTCGCACCTGGTCGGCGCGCTGGCCAGGGCGAACTGCCTGATCACCGTCCCCGAGGAGGTCACCGTGCTCGCGGCCGGCACCGAGGTCGACGTCGTCCTGCTCACCGCCTGACGGCCGCGGCCGGCCCGGGGGCGGGCCGGGCGTCCCCGGGCCGGGCGGGCCGTCGGCCGGTGGGCCGCGCCCGCGACGCCCGCGCCGACCGGGCGACAACACAGCTCACCCGTCGGCCCGTCCCACCCGGCGGGCGGCCCTGGGGGTACGGTAGCGCGGTATTCGACCCGTCCTCCTGGAGCACCCGTGACGACCACACCACCCGGCGACCGCCTCACCCACGTCGACGACAGCGGCGCGGCCCGCATGGTCGACGTCTCCGAGAAGGCGACCACCGTGCGTACGGCGGTCGCCGCCGGACGGGTACGGGTCTCCCCCCGGGTCGTCGAACTGCTGCGCGGCGAGGGCGTGCCCAAGGGCGACGCCCTCGCGGTGGCCAGGATCGCCGGCATCATGGGGGCCAAGAAGACCCCCGAGCTGATCCCGCTCTGCCACCCGATCGCGATCTCCGGCGTCAAGGTCGACCTCACCGTCACCGACGAGGCGGTCGAGATCACCGCCACCGTGAGGACCGCCGACCGCACCGGCGTCGAGATGGAGGCCCTCACCGCCGTGGCGGTCGCCGGGCTCGCCGTCATCGACATGGTCAAGGCCGTCGACAAGGGTGCCTCCGTCGAGCACGTCCGGGTGCTCAGCAAGACCGGCGGCAAGAGCGGCGACTGGCACTCCGGTGAACGGCCCGCCCCGGCGAGCACCTCATGAGGGCGCTCGCCGTCACCGTGTCCAACCGCGCCTCGGCCGGCGTGTACGAGGACAAGGGCGGCCCCCTGCTGGTGGCCGGCCTGCGGGCGATGGGCTTCGAGGCGGACGGCCCGCGGGTCGTGCCCGACGGCGACCCGGTCGAGGCCGTCCTGCGGGAGGCCGTCGCGGCCGGCTACGACGTGGTGCTGACCACCGGCGGTACCGGCATCTCGCCGATGGACCTCACCCCCGAGATGACCGCCCGGGTCCTCGACCGGCAGATCCCCGGCATCCCCGAGGCCGTCCGGGCGTACGGCCGGGAGAAGGTCCCCACCTCGGCGCTGTCCCGGGGCCTCGCGGGCCTGGCCGGACGCACCCTGATCGTCAATCTGCCGGGCTCCACCGGCGGCGTGAAGGACGGCCTGGCCGTCCTGGCACCGCTGCTCCCGCACGCCGTCGACCAGCTCGCGGGCGGCGACCACCCCCGCCCCGACGCCGCCGGTGCCCGGCCCGCCTCCGGCGCGTCCGACGCCGCGGACGGGAGCGCGCACTGAACGCCGGCTGGCCGGTCGAACTCCACGAGGGGGACGTCACGCTGCGCCCGATCAGGGCGCGTGACCAGCGGGACTGGCAGGAGGTCAGTCGTCGCAACCGGGACTGGCTGCGCCGCTGGGAGGCGACCGTCCCGCCGTCCCCGGCCGGGCGGCCCGCCGGACCGCGTCCCACCTACCGGCAGATGGTGCGTTACCTGCGCGGGGAGGCCTCCGCCGGGCGGATGCTGCCCTTCGTGGTGCTCCACCAGGGTCAGCTGGCCGGCCAGCTGACCGTGGGCGGCATCACCTGGGGCTCGATGTGCTCGGCGAATGTCGGCTACTGGATCGACGAGGCGGTGGCCGGACGGGGCATCATGCCGACGGCGGTCGCGCTTTCGGTGGAGCACTGTTTCGAGGTGCTGGGGCTGCACCGGATCGAGGTGTGCATCAGGCCGGAGAACATGCCGAGCCGCCGGGTGGTGGAAAAGCTGGGGTTCCGTTCGGAGGGAATGCGTCCCCGGTATCTCCACATCGACGGCGACTGGCGGGACCACCTGGTCTACGCGCTGACCGCCGAGGAGGTGCCGGAGGGCATGCTGGAGCGCTGGCGGGCGATCAGGTCCGGCCGTGAAGCTGGGAATTGAATATATGTTCGAAAATAATATCGATATGGCATCGCTGCCCTCACGGACGGGCACAAATACCGGCAAAATAGTCGGAGAATCAGCTTGATCACACGACACGCCGTGCCAAATTGCTGCCAGGCCTTCCCCGACGCCCGTACGGTGTGAAACGTGAGCAGTAGCGGCCTTATCTACGCGGTCATCGTAGGGGCCTGGGCCGCCTATCTGGTGCCGATGTGGCTCCGCAGGCAGGACGAACTCAACGAGGCGCGCCCGACGGAACGCTTCAGTACCGCCATCCGCCTGCTGGCCGGGCGTTCGGCGATGGAGCGGCGGGCATCCCGGGTCCTTGGCGACGACGTGCGCGACGACGTGCGCGACGAGCGGAGCACGGACGACCGGACCGGCGACGACCCGGGTGCCGACGGGCGGTCCGGCGACGAGCCGACCGACGACGACGAACCGGTCGACGGCGGACGGTCCGAGGGCGACCGGCCCGGGAACGTCCGGCCCGAAGACGACCGCCCGGTTGGCGGGCGGCCCGCCCCCGCCGACCGGGCGGCCCCCGGCATGCCCGCAGGACGGATCCCGGCACCGGCGGCCAAGGGGCACGCCCCCCGGAACGTCGAGCGCCCGTCGGAGCGCCGGCTCGGGGCCGAGCGCCGGGCCCGGCTGCTGGCCCGGCGGCGGCGGATGGTCACGGTGCTCTTCCTGGCCTTCGCGCTGGGGGCGGTCGCCGCGGCGGTCCTCGGACTGGCCTTCCTCTGGGCCCCGGCCCTGCCGGCCGCCCTCCTGACCCTCTACATCGGCCACCTGCGCAAGCTGGAACGCCAGCGCTTCGAGGTCAAGATCGACCGGGACCGCGCGGCGCAGGCGGCGGAACGCCTGCGGCAGCGGGAGAACCGGCGGGCCGAGGCCGGCCGCGCGGACTCCACCCGTCCCGACGCCGGGCACCCTGACATCGGACGGCAGGACATCGGGCGCCAGGACATCGGGCGTCCCGAGCAGGGGCGCCAGGAACACGGACAGCGGGAGCAGGTGCAGCGCGACCACCGGCCGCCGGCCGGTGCCCGCGCCGACGAGGCCCGGGCGGAGCGTGCGGCGGACTCCCCCCGGGAGGCCCCGCACGACGCGGCGCACGCCGCCGACCGCGGCCGCCCGCACCTGCGGATCGCCGCCGACCCGGCCCCGCACGACGTCCGGCCGACCACGGCGGCCTCCGCCCTGGTCGAGGCGACCGACCACGAGGAGTGGGTGGACGGCATCCGCGAGCGCGGCGCGGCGGGACCCGACTCCTGGGAGCCCGTCCCCGTCCCGCTGCCGACCTACGTCACCGCACCGGTCGCCCCCCGGGTCACCCGCGACCTCGACCTCGGCGCCCCCGGCACCTGGACCGCCGGACGCCCGGCCGAGCCCCGCAGCACCCCGCTCTTCGACCAGTACGCCGAGCCGCCCGCCGCACCCGCGGAGGACGGCTACGACACCCGCCCCCGGGCCGCCAACGAATGACCCCGTCCGGAGCGCCCCCGCCCCACCAGGGCGCTCCGGCCGGAGGTGGTCACGAGCCACCTCCGAAAGGTGCTAAAGTTTCTTCTCGTTGGGGCTGTGGCGCAGTCCGGTAGCGCACCTCGTTCGCATCGAGGGGGTCAGGGGTTCGAATCCCCTCAGCTCCACCCAATGTCAAAGGCCCTCCCGGGATCATCCGGGAGGGCCTTTGAGCGTTTGTGGCGCAGTGAAGGACAGCAACTGCTCCGGGGGCCCGGGAGCTTCAGCGGTGAGTGGCGGCGTGGTGAGGCCGTCGCAGCCCCGTTGCTCCGGGGCGGCTCGGAGCTGCCCGTGCTGCGGATCCGGCCACCCGGTCATCCGGTTGCTCAAGGCCGGCCGGCAGGCAGAACGACGCCTTCTGTTCGGTGTCCGTCGAGTTCGGCCAGGCTGCGGGCGGCGTGGGCGCGGCTGACATCGGTGAGTGCGGTGTCGTCGGCGAGGACGCCCAGCAGCCCGGCGCCCTCGGCCCGGTGCCCGTCCAGCTCCGCGAGACCCCGGGCAGCCTTCAGGCGATAGGGCCCGTCAAGAGTGGTGTCGTTCGCCAGGCCGGCCAGCAGTTCGGCGGTGCGTCGGTCGCCGAGTCCGGCCAGGGTCTCGGCCGCCTCCAGGCGGTCGTACCCGTCAAGGGTGGCGTCGTCGACGAGGCCGGCGTACACGTCGGCGGCACGCGCGGCGTCCAGCTCGGCGAGCGCTCGGACCGCCCGCATGCGGGTACTGCCGTGGGGGCCGATGCCGTTGAGGGCGGTGTCGTCGGCGAGGTGGGCCAGCAGTGCGGTGCCTTCGGCCCGGTGGCCGTCGAGTTCGGCCAGGCTGCGGGCGGCGTGGACGCGGCTGATGCCGGTGAGTGTGGTGTCGTCGGCGAGGGCGCGGAGCAGCCCGGTGCCTTCGGCCCGGTGGCCGCCCAGCTCGGCGAGCTCCCGTGCCGCCTTGAGGCGGCCGATGCTGTTGAGGGCGGTGTCGTCGGCGAGGTGGGCCAGCAGTGCGGTGCCTTCGGCCCGGTGGCCGTCGAGCTGGGCCAGGCTGCGGGCGGCGTGGACGCGGCTGATGCCGGTGAGTGTGGTGTCGTCGGCGAGGGCGCGGAGCAGCCCGGTGCCTTCGGCCCGGTGGCCGCCCAGCTCGGCGAGCTCCCGTGCCGCCTTGAGGCGGGTGCCGCTGTCGAGTGCGGTGTCGTCGGCCAGGCCGGCGTACATGTCGGCGGCCAGGGAGGTGCGGAGCCCGGCCAGGGCCTCGGCCGACCGCAGGCGGTAGTACCCGCCCAGGGTGGAATCGCGGGCGAGGCGGGAGAGCAGCTCGGCGGCGTCGTCGTCGTGGCGTTCGGCGAGGTTCCCGGCGGCCCTGACCCGGAAGTGATCGTGGAGCGTGGTGTCGTCGGCGAGGCGGGAGAGCAACTCGGCGGTGCGTCCGTCGCCGAGTCCGGCCAGGGTCTCGACCGATTCCATGCGGTCGTACCCGTCGAGGGTGGTGTCGTCGGCGAGTGCGGCGTAGACGTCGGCGGCACGCGCGGCTTCGAGCCCGGCCACCGCTCGGGCGGCCGCCATGCGGTAGTAGCCGTCGAAGGTGGAGTCGCGGGCGAGGCCGGCGTAGACGCCGGCGGCGCGCGGGGCTTCGAGCTTGGCGAGGGCTCGGGCCGCCACCATACGGGTGCTGCCGTCGAGTGCGGTGTCGTCGGCGAGGCCGGCGTACACGTCGGCGGCACGGGAGGGTCGGAGCTCGGCCAGGGTCCCGGCCGACTTCAGGCGGTAGGACCCGTCCAGGGTGGAGTCACGTGCGAGGCCGGCGAACACGTCGGCGGCTGCGTCGACGACCTCCTCGGGGAGGAGGGTTCCGAGTCGGGCCTGTGCCGCGATGAAGCGGCAGCCGCTCAGTCCTCCGTGCGGGGGAACCAGGCGGGCCAGGTGCGACGTGGCGGCGCAGGGGTCGCCTTCCTGAGCGGCGTCGAGGAGGAAGCCGACGTACGAGGAGTGTTCGAGGGGAGGGTCCCAGTACCTGTGCGGCCACTGTCTCCGTGGCCCGCCCGGCGCCAAGTTCAACCATCCGTATCCGCGGGGGCGATGGAAGATCTGATGGAGCGTACGAGTGCGGGACCCGTGGTCCCGGGTGGCATGGCGGGCGGCCAGGTGTTCCATGAGGGTCTGGTGGAGGAAGACGATCTCGCCCGCACGGACGGTCAGCAGGCCGCTGCGGCACAGGCTGGTGATCAGGAAGGCGTGCCACTCGTCCTGCGGTACCCGCGGGGGCCGCTGCGCTTCGGGCCGGGCCTCCAGAAGGGTGATCGCGGAGAGGGTGTTTCCCCGGTGGCGTTCGGCCGCGAGCAGGGCGATGAGGTCTTGGAGGTGGTCGAGGGTGCGCTCTGCCTGGGCGCGGGCGGCGGATCCGTAGCGGTCGACGCCGGCGCGGTCCTGGACCCGGAGCCTCGCGTGGGCGGGGGTGTACTGCTGCCTGTGCAGCAGGCGGATGAAGTCCCGGTAGATCTGTCCGCGACCGGCGGGCAGCGGCCGGCCGGGGGCGGCGGCGTGGAGTTGGCAGAGCATGGAGGCCATCAGCGGGATGCGGGCCAGGTCGGCCAGCCGGGTGCGGCGCATGGCGTCGACGAACCGCTCGGCGGCAGAGTCAGGGTCTGCCAGGCCGATGGCGCGGAACCAGCCGATGGCGACCGGCCGCAGGTCGTCGGGGCTGAAGGGCTGCAGGTCGTAGCGCGGTACCCCGAGGCCCAGGACGTCGAGCTCGCCGTCGGGCAGGGGGCGGGTGGCAACGACGAAGCGGTACAACCCGCCGTGCTCGCCCCCGGCGACAGCGGCCAGGGCGCGCAGTACCTCGTGCCTCGCGGCGGGGTCGGTCATCTCGTCCAAGCCGTCGACCAGCAGGAGCCAGCGCACACCCGGCTGCGGCGGGGTGGCGAAGAACGCCGGGGTGAGTTCGTCCACCAGGCCGTGCGAGGCGAGATCGGCGGTCGCGGCTGCGGCGAGGGCCTGGGTCAGGGGGCGCCCGGCCAGGGCCGCCGCCGGGACGAGCACCGGTACCACGTCCTCGCCACGGCCGTTCAACCACTGCTCGACGCAGTCGGCAAGGCGGGTGCGCAGCAGACTGGTCTTGCCGCCGCCCGGCCCTGCGACGACCACGCAGGTCTGCCCGCCGGCGAGGATCTCGTCGGCGGCCTGCGATCCCGCGCGGATGTCCAGTGGTCCGGCCGTGTCGCCGTTGAACTGGGATTCATGCCTGCGCTGTCGGGTGGCCTGCTGACGCAGGTAGACGGTGGCGAGCGGCGGCGAGGCGCCGGGCAGCACACCCGGGTAGGGGTGCTCACGGGCGGCCCGCCGGGCGGCGGCCAGGTAGGCACCGAGGCGGTGCTTACGCACGTCCGCCTGGTCCCGCAGGCTGTGCAGTTCCCTCAGCCGCGCCTCGGTGAAGCCCAAGGCGCCCGCGAGCAGGCCGAGGCTGTCGACGGTCGGCACGGACCGCTCGTTGAGGATGTTGCTGACGGTCGCCGCGGAGACTCCCGCCGCCTTGGCGAGTTGGGACTGCTTCATCTTCCGGTCGGTCATCGCCTGCCGCAGGCAGGCGACCAACTCGCTGTGGGCGCCCCTGGGCCCCCCGGCCCCCGCATCGCTCACCTGCCGCCCCTGACCCAACGGTTCAACCTTGTTCACATCAAGCCTTTGAAGGCCCGTCCAGGCTATCCCTGGTACTCGACAGGCCGGTCGGCTCTTGCCCGAACCGACACCGAACGGACCACGAGGAGTACCGAACCGATGAACCCCCACCTGGCCCTGATCGCCACGCCTCTCGTCCTCGGGCTGCTCGTCCGCCTCCTGCGACGCCCGCAGCGCGCGACGGCCGACCTTGCCCGCGGCCTACGCGACCTGATCACCCTGCGCATGGTGCTCCGCGACACCGATCCCGACCAGCGCGCCAATCTCCTCCGGGCGCACCACGCCTGGCGTAGCGAGTCCGCCGGCCGACCGCGCTGCCTCTCCCGCCCTCCGGCCCGGTCGAGGGGCTGACCCGCCGGCACCGGGAGGGCGCGGCGCCGGCCCGGCCTCGGGACGGGCCGGCATCACGGGCACCTGGCCCCGGCCGTCGGACACAGGGCCTCCCGGACCGGGACGGTAGTCCTGCGGGGCCGGGCACCCGCGGGCGGATCAGTCGGACGCGTCGCCGAGGGACTCCAGCAGGTCCCGCAGGGTTTCGGCGAGGCCGTCGCGCTGGGGGGCGGTGAGCCCGGAGAGAAGGCGGTGCTCGTTGGCGACGTGGTCGGGGAGGGCCTGGTCGATCAGGGCGCGGCCGTCGGCGGTGAGGGCCACGTGCACCACCCGGCCGTCCGTCTCGCTGGGGGTGCGGGCGACCAGGCCGCGGGCCTCCAGGCGGTCCAGCCGCTGGGTGACGGCGCCGGAGGTGACCATCGACGTCCGCATCAGCTCGGCGGGTGTCAGCCGGTAGGGCGGTCCGCTGCGCCGGAGGGTGGCGAGCACGTCGAAGGAGGCGGGGTCGAGGCCGTGCTCGGCGAAGGTGCGGCGCAGGTCGGCCTCGATCAGCCGGGTGAGCCGCTTGAGGCGTCCGATCACCGCCATCGGTGACACGTCGAGGTCGGGGCGCTCGCGGCGCCACTGCTCCAGGAGCTTGTCCACGTGATCCGTCACGGCTCCAGTCTAGTCAATCTCTTAGCGGTGAGTTACTTTGTCTTAGTGCTAAGGAATCGGATCGGAATCATCCTGGTGACCGCGCTGGCGCCCGCCGTCTGGGGCACCACCTACCTCGTCACGACCGAACTGCTGCCGCCCGGCCGCCCGCTGCTCGCCGGCGTGGTCCGGGCCCTGCCGGCCGGACTGCTGCTCGTCCTGCTCACCCGCCGGCTGCCCAAGGGCATCTGGTGGCTGCGCGCCCTGGTGCTCGGGGCACTCAACATCGGGGCCTTCTTCGCCCTGCTGTTCGTCGCCGCCTACCGGCTGCCCGGCGGCGTCGCCGCGACCGTCGGCGCCGTCCAGCCGCTGCTGGTCGCCGGGCTCGCGGCCGGCCTGCTCGGCGAACGGCTCACCCTGCGGACCGTCCTGTCGGCCCTCGCGGGCGTCGCCGGGGTCAGCCTGCTGGTGCTGCGCGCCGGCGCCCGCCTCGACGGGCTCGGGGTCGCGGCCGCGCTCGGCGGCGCCGTCGTGATGGCCGCCGGGGTCGTGCTCAGCAAGCGCTGGGTGTCGCCCGCGCCGCTGCTCGCCACCACCGGCTGGCAGCTGGTGGCC
Protein-coding regions in this window:
- a CDS encoding helix-turn-helix domain-containing protein, with protein sequence MSDAGAGGPRGAHSELVACLRQAMTDRKMKQSQLAKAAGVSAATVSNILNERSVPTVDSLGLLAGALGFTEARLRELHSLRDQADVRKHRLGAYLAAARRAAREHPYPGVLPGASPPLATVYLRQQATRQRRHESQFNGDTAGPLDIRAGSQAADEILAGGQTCVVVAGPGGGKTSLLRTRLADCVEQWLNGRGEDVVPVLVPAAALAGRPLTQALAAAATADLASHGLVDELTPAFFATPPQPGVRWLLLVDGLDEMTDPAARHEVLRALAAVAGGEHGGLYRFVVATRPLPDGELDVLGLGVPRYDLQPFSPDDLRPVAIGWFRAIGLADPDSAAERFVDAMRRTRLADLARIPLMASMLCQLHAAAPGRPLPAGRGQIYRDFIRLLHRQQYTPAHARLRVQDRAGVDRYGSAARAQAERTLDHLQDLIALLAAERHRGNTLSAITLLEARPEAQRPPRVPQDEWHAFLITSLCRSGLLTVRAGEIVFLHQTLMEHLAARHATRDHGSRTRTLHQIFHRPRGYGWLNLAPGGPRRQWPHRYWDPPLEHSSYVGFLLDAAQEGDPCAATSHLARLVPPHGGLSGCRFIAAQARLGTLLPEEVVDAAADVFAGLARDSTLDGSYRLKSAGTLAELRPSRAADVYAGLADDTALDGSTRMVAARALAKLEAPRAAGVYAGLARDSTFDGYYRMAAARAVAGLEAARAADVYAALADDTTLDGYDRMESVETLAGLGDGRTAELLSRLADDTTLHDHFRVRAAGNLAERHDDDAAELLSRLARDSTLGGYYRLRSAEALAGLRTSLAADMYAGLADDTALDSGTRLKAARELAELGGHRAEGTGLLRALADDTTLTGISRVHAARSLAQLDGHRAEGTALLAHLADDTALNSIGRLKAARELAELGGHRAEGTGLLRALADDTTLTGISRVHAARSLAELDGHRAEGTALLAHLADDTALNGIGPHGSTRMRAVRALAELDAARAADVYAGLVDDATLDGYDRLEAAETLAGLGDRRTAELLAGLANDTTLDGPYRLKAARGLAELDGHRAEGAGLLGVLADDTALTDVSRAHAARSLAELDGHRTEGVVLPAGRP
- a CDS encoding EamA family transporter; the protein is MLRNRIGIILVTALAPAVWGTTYLVTTELLPPGRPLLAGVVRALPAGLLLVLLTRRLPKGIWWLRALVLGALNIGAFFALLFVAAYRLPGGVAATVGAVQPLLVAGLAAGLLGERLTLRTVLSALAGVAGVSLLVLRAGARLDGLGVAAALGGAVVMAAGVVLSKRWVSPAPLLATTGWQLVAGGLLLLPVALFVEGPPPADLTARNLLGYGYLTIVGAAVAYALWFRGIRALTPTSVTFLGLLSPVVATLLGWVALGQDLTPAQGLGGAIVLGALVTAQLRRPERRVAGGPAATGTGAAGEHPAGGGAGTVGQSRAGSRAG
- the glp gene encoding molybdotransferase-like divisome protein Glp, giving the protein MTGPTERTTDPAACCDGTADQASPVPAPRMWTVDEHLADVLSGVTVLPAIDLQLLDAQGCRLDEDVVATGDLPPFDNSSMDGYAVRTADTAGATGEYPSVLAVVGDIAAGAGDLPKVGPGQAARIMTGAPMPPGAEAVAPVEWTDGGTGTGHPAEAMTAPVADEEVRVLRPVPAGAHIRRRGSDIATGDRILDAGTLLGPTQLGLLAAVGRGSVRVRPRPRVVVLSTGSELVQPGEPVGPGQICDSNSFTLTAAARDAGAIAYRVGGVPDDAAVLRAVLEDQLGRADLIVTSGGVSVGAYDVVKEALQGGEGSVDFRKLRMQPGKPQGFGMIGGPAGVPLLALPGNPVSSYISFELFVRPVIRTMLGAPDVHRPVVRALCPVELRSPAGRRQFLRGRYTPDGRVEPVGGEGSHLVGALARANCLITVPEEVTVLAAGTEVDVVLLTA
- the sepX gene encoding divisome protein SepX/GlpR, which codes for MSSSGLIYAVIVGAWAAYLVPMWLRRQDELNEARPTERFSTAIRLLAGRSAMERRASRVLGDDVRDDVRDERSTDDRTGDDPGADGRSGDEPTDDDEPVDGGRSEGDRPGNVRPEDDRPVGGRPAPADRAAPGMPAGRIPAPAAKGHAPRNVERPSERRLGAERRARLLARRRRMVTVLFLAFALGAVAAAVLGLAFLWAPALPAALLTLYIGHLRKLERQRFEVKIDRDRAAQAAERLRQRENRRAEAGRADSTRPDAGHPDIGRQDIGRQDIGRPEQGRQEHGQREQVQRDHRPPAGARADEARAERAADSPREAPHDAAHAADRGRPHLRIAADPAPHDVRPTTAASALVEATDHEEWVDGIRERGAAGPDSWEPVPVPLPTYVTAPVAPRVTRDLDLGAPGTWTAGRPAEPRSTPLFDQYAEPPAAPAEDGYDTRPRAANE
- a CDS encoding MogA/MoaB family molybdenum cofactor biosynthesis protein — encoded protein: MRALAVTVSNRASAGVYEDKGGPLLVAGLRAMGFEADGPRVVPDGDPVEAVLREAVAAGYDVVLTTGGTGISPMDLTPEMTARVLDRQIPGIPEAVRAYGREKVPTSALSRGLAGLAGRTLIVNLPGSTGGVKDGLAVLAPLLPHAVDQLAGGDHPRPDAAGARPASGASDAADGSAH
- the moaC gene encoding cyclic pyranopterin monophosphate synthase MoaC, giving the protein MVDVSEKATTVRTAVAAGRVRVSPRVVELLRGEGVPKGDALAVARIAGIMGAKKTPELIPLCHPIAISGVKVDLTVTDEAVEITATVRTADRTGVEMEALTAVAVAGLAVIDMVKAVDKGASVEHVRVLSKTGGKSGDWHSGERPAPASTS
- a CDS encoding GNAT family N-acetyltransferase, yielding MNAGWPVELHEGDVTLRPIRARDQRDWQEVSRRNRDWLRRWEATVPPSPAGRPAGPRPTYRQMVRYLRGEASAGRMLPFVVLHQGQLAGQLTVGGITWGSMCSANVGYWIDEAVAGRGIMPTAVALSVEHCFEVLGLHRIEVCIRPENMPSRRVVEKLGFRSEGMRPRYLHIDGDWRDHLVYALTAEEVPEGMLERWRAIRSGREAGN
- a CDS encoding MarR family winged helix-turn-helix transcriptional regulator, whose protein sequence is MTDHVDKLLEQWRRERPDLDVSPMAVIGRLKRLTRLIEADLRRTFAEHGLDPASFDVLATLRRSGPPYRLTPAELMRTSMVTSGAVTQRLDRLEARGLVARTPSETDGRVVHVALTADGRALIDQALPDHVANEHRLLSGLTAPQRDGLAETLRDLLESLGDASD
- the galU gene encoding UTP--glucose-1-phosphate uridylyltransferase GalU — protein: MTTTSRTPVTKAVVPAAGLGTRFLPATKATPKEMLPVVDKPAIQYVVEEASAAGLSDILMVTGRNKRALEDHFDRAYELEELLVRKGDQDRLRRVRESVELANMHYVRQGDPKGLGHAVLVAEQHVAGQPFAVLLGDDLIDPRDPLLSRMIEVQQELGGSVVALMEVLPSQIHLYGCAAVKANGFGDDVFRVTDLVEKPDTADAPSNYAVIGRYILDPAVFDVLRDTPPGRGGEIQLTDALRVLAGHEEEAGGPVHGVLFKGRRYDTGDRADYLRAIVRLASEREDLGPEFRSWLKEFVRDEMQD